The segment AGCCCGCAAAGAGGGAACTGATCGGGATTGTGCCGAAATAGTCGGCACAATCCCGATCGGTTCGCTTGCGGGTTCGAAGTGACCGGGATCGAGGCCACGTAGCGGCCCCTATCCGGGTCACTTCTCCGAAATCACCCCGAAAGACGAACTGGGTCGGTTACTAGCGGTACCTGAACGACTAACCGACCCAGAATGGGATTTTCAGTTGTCATCCGGGATTCTTTGCCGCGTTTTGGTCCTATATGCACCAAACGCGGCAAAGAACGCGGAGAACCGCGAGTGATCAGTGCGATGTCGCAAGGCACCGCTCACTGCAGCAAACGCCGAGATTTCCCAGTTGGGAAATCCGCGCCTTATGCAAAGCGCAGCGAGACTTGAATAGGGCAAAACACCAAGAGCTAGTTCTCCTGATTCCAGTTTTGCCCGCCACCCGCGGTAGCCCGCCCTGGTGAACCCTCACTCTGCGCCAGGCCGGGACCAGTTTTGCCCGCCATCACGGTAGATCGGTTACGCCGTTCATAACGGCGGGGGAGCCGCCGATTTGCAACAGGGGAAGGCAGAACTATGTCGGATCAGAGTGCAACGGCCAGATTGACGAATAGTCTCGATTTCAATCTGGAATCAATCAGAAGTAAGTGTTACCCTGACAAGCAGTGTCCGATTTGATCGAAGAACGTCTGCGCGGGGCCGGATTGCGGGCCACCGCACCCAGGGTCGCGGTGCTCAGGGCGCTCTCCCGATCCGACGACCACCCCCGGGTTGACCAGCTGATCGACCGGGTCCGGGCCGACGGGGTCAGCATCTCGACCCAGGCGGCCTATGACGTCTGTGACGCCCTCGAAAAGAAGGCGCTGGCCAGCCGGCTCGAACTGCCCGGCGGCCCGGTCCGCTACGACGCCCGGGTCGGGGACAACCACCACCACCTCGCCTGCAGGTCCTGCGGCGAGGTAGTTGACGTGGACTGCGCCGAGGGTGTCGCACCCTGCCTCGAACCTTCCGATGGACGCGGTTTCGCGATCGACACCGCCGAAGTGACCTTCTGGGGCACCTGCCCCGCATGCCAATCATCGAACACAGGAGCAAATCATGAGTGAGGAGCCGCCCGCCCAGGGTGATGACCGCCGCGTACTGACCAACCGCCAGGGCCATCCGGTCAGCGACAACCAGAACCAGCGCACGATCGGCGATCGCGGTCCCGCGACCCTCGAGAACTACCAGTTCCTCGAGAAGATCTCCCACTTCGACCGTGAGCGCGTTCCGGAGCGGGTCGTCCATGCCCGCGGCGTCACCGCCTTCGGCGAGTTCGAGTCCTACGGCAAGGTCGGCGACGAACCGGTCTCGAAGTTCACCCGGGCCAAGCTCTTCCAGGAGGCCGGCAAGAAGACCGAGGTCGCGGTGCGATTCTCGACCGTCGCCGGTGGCCGCGATTCGTCCGAGTCGGCTCGCGATCCCCGCGGCTTCGCGGTCAAGTTCTACACCGAGGACGGCAACTGGGATCTGGTCGGCAACAACCTCGCCGTCTTCTTCATCCGCGACGCGATCAAGTTCCCCGACTTCATCCATTCGCAGAAGCCGGACCCGACGACCTTCCGCCAGGAGCCGAACCGTCAGCTCGACTTCATCAGCCAGTCACCCGAGACGATGCACATGATCACCATGCTCTACAGCTCGCGTGGCACCCCGGCCAGCGTCCGGAACATGCAGGGCTTCGGCGTCAACACCTACAAGTGGATCAACGCCGAGGGTGAATCGATCCTCGTCAAGTACCACTGGCACCCCAAGCAGGGCGTGAAGAGCTGGACCGCGGCCGATGCGTCCGCCGTCCAGGCCGAGGAGCTCGGGCCCCACACGAAGGACCTGATCGACTCGATCGACGCCGGGGACTACCCGGAATGGGAGCTGCTGATCCAGGTCATGAGCGATGACGAGCACACCGAGCTCGACTTCGACCCACTCGACGACACCAAGACCTGGCCGGAGAACGAGTTCCCACTCCACGCGGTCGGCAAGATGACTCTGAACCGGAACCCGAAGAACGTCTTCGCCGAGAACGAACAGATTGCGTTCGGCACCGGCGTGCTGGTCGACGGTCTCGACTTCTCCGACGACAAGATGCTGGTCGGACGCACCTTCTCCTACAGCGACACCCAGCGCCACCGCGTCGGGCCGAACTATCAGCAGCTGCCGGTCAACCAGCCGAAAGCCGCCGAGGCGCGCACCAACCTGCGTGACGGTTCGATGGCCTACCACGTCGATGACAGTGGTGACCTCGATGCGATCAACTACGAGCCCTCGCTGCGGGCTGGTTTGCGGGAGGCTGACGTAACCGGTCCCGTGGAGGTCGGACCCGAGATCAACGGGCGCCTCACCCGCGCCAGGATCGACCGGACGAACGACTACAAGCAGGCCGGCGAGCGCTTCCGGCTCTCGGAGGACTGGGAGAAGGACGAGTTCGTGAACAACCTCGGCGGCGACCTCGCCGAGTGCGACCGCGCGATCCAGGAGCGCATCGTCTGGCACATGTTCATGTGCGACGACGAAATGGGACAGCGGATCGGCGAAATGGTCGGCATCACAGCCGACGACGTCAGCTCACTGGAGGCCCTCGCCACCCAGACGCTCAACGAAGAAGAGCTGGCGCGGCTGGCGAGCCTGGGCTCGAACGGTCCTCGTGACGTCTCGGGACTGGAGATGACCCATTGCGTACCGAACGAGCGCGTGGTAGTTGCCGCTGACTCCGGAGAGCCTGTGGCGTCCCAGTAACGATCTACCGCGAAGGGCGGGCAAAAATGGAATCAGGAGAACAAGCCTGAAGTTTTTGCCCTCTCTTCGCCGTCACAGCTCTGCATCAGGCATCGGTTTTGCTTTCGCAAAACACGATGTTTGCTGCAGCGGGAGGCCTACCCGTGAGCGGTACGCGGTTGGGCGGGCGAGCCTCGGCCGTTTCCCCAACCTTCCGTAAGTGGTGCACGGGGGCTGCCTGCGAGCGGCTGGCAAGGAGTAAAGGCCGGGAATATCCGCGATCGTACTCACGTACTTGAGCTGATATTCCCGGCCGTCGACGAAGTCCAGGCGCCGCGCAGGCAGTTCCCGGGCGCCGCTTCTGTTACTTGACGGTGAGCGTGCCTTCCATTCCTGCTGCACGGTGTCCAGGCAGGGAGCAGTAGTACGTGTACTCGCCCGGCTTGGCGTCGAAGGAGACGTTTTCGCTCGATCCCGTGATCACGTCGCCGCGGGCGACTTCGGCACCGCTTGAGTCTTCGAAGACGACGTCGTGGCCGATTGTGGCGTCATTAGTGAAGTCGACGTTGACGGTTCCCGACTTCGCTTCGAGGGTGTCGGTGTCGTAAGCCAGGGCGCCACTGGGGTCGGCGGCCAGGGCGACGGCAGCACCACCGCCACCAGCGTCGGCGGCCGGCTTTTCGGTCTGGGTGGTGCCGGTGTCAGCCGTGCTGGAATCGGACGAACTGTCGTCGCTTCCGCCGCAGCCGGCAAGGAAGGCCATTGCCACGAGCGGCAAAGCCAGAAGATAAGCGGAACGTTTCATTGAATTCTCCTAACGGGGCAGGTGACCGGTGGGGTCGATCGGGGCGAGGTGCCTCGACATGCAAAAGATTACGCCCTTCAGTGCCGGCCGGATGCACTTTCACGCTGCGCCTTCGGCGGATGGGGCGGCCCGGGCTCTGCGCTAGGTTCTGTCGGTAGATGCGCAGAGTCACCTTTTCCCGCAATTACACAATCTCGCTTTCCAGGACATGCCAGTGCTATTGCAAGTACTGCGCGTTTGCCACCCACCAGGCACACATCCATCCTCCGGAAGAGGTTGAGAAGCGGCTTGACGAAGCGGTCAAGCGCAACGCCAAGGAACTCCTCTTCCTGACCGGAGAGAAGCCCGAGGTGAATCCGGTGGTTGCCGCCAAGCTGAAGTCGTGGGGCCACGAAGATTTCACCGACTACGTGGTCTGGGCCTGCGAGCGGGCCCTCGAGCGCGGCATCCTGCCCCACACCAACATCGGAGCGATCGGGGAGACCGGCCTCGCGCGGCTTCGCGAAGTGACCGCCTCACAGGGACTGATGCTCGAGTCGTCCTCGGAGCGGCTGATGCAGACGGTGCACGCCGGCTCGCCGACCAAGCACCCGACCCACCGCCTGGCCACGATCGAGGCCGCCGGCCGGCTGAAGATCCCGTTCACCACCGGCATCCTCGTCGGAATCGGTGAGACACCGGAGGAGCGGATCGAGTCGCTCGAAGCCCTGGCCGGGCTGCAGCGGCGGTACGGGCACATCCAGGAAGTGATCATCCAGAACTTCGTGCCGCACCCGCGTTACTACGGCCAGGAGCCGGCAGACATCGCCAACCAGGCTTCGGCTGAACGCTGGACGGGCAAGGGACGGTGGTCGGCTGACTCCGGGCTTTGGGAAGACACCGAAGGAACCGGGGCCGAGCAGGACCCCTCGGTCGCGATTCCCGACTGGGCCTGCCCGATCACGATCGATGACCTCAAGTTCCTGATCACCGAGACCGCACGGCTGATGCCGGACGTCGGAGTCCAGGTGCCGCCCAACCTTTCCGATTGGTGGTCCGGCCTGGTCGAGGCCGGCGCGACCGACCTCGGCGGCCTCTCGGCCAACGGCGACCACATCTCTCCGGAGCACCCCTTCCCGAGCCCGCACCAGGTTCGGAAAGAGCTGGCGCCCCAGGGCTTCGCCCTGACCGAACGCCTCTGCGTCTACCCGCAGTACATGAACGCCGACTGGATGGAACAGGGTGTGCTCGACGTGATCAAGCTCAAGTACTGGAGCTTCATCCCTCGCCTCGGCTCAGGCCGTCGCAGCGACGAGCGGCTCGACCCGGGCCTGGCCCCGGAGGCAATCGCCAAGGGCCGCGAGGGGGTCACCCTGACCGAGAACGAGTTGACCGCACTGTTCGCCGAGACCAGGCCCGAGGTCATCGAGCAGATGCGTATCGCCGCCGACGAGCTCCGGTTCGAACTCGCGGGTGACACCGCCACCTTCGTCGTCAACCGCAACATCAACTTCACCAACATCTGCGTGGTCGGCTGCGCCTTCTGCGGCTTCGGTCAGGGCAAGCGTTCGCCTGACGCGTATGAGTCGACCGAAGAAGAGTTCGTCGGGAGGGTCGAGGAAGCGATCGACTTCGGCGCGACCGAGCTCTGCATGCAGGGCGGCATTCACCCGGACCTCGACCTCGAGACCTATGGCCGCTGGCTCCGGCTGGCCAAGGAGGTGGCGCCCGATATCCACCTCCACGCCTACTCACCGATGGAGATCAACCACATGTGCGAGAAGTCCGGCTTGCCGGCGGGTGAGGTCTTCGAATACCTGATCGACTGCGGCCTCGGCTCGACCCCGGGCACCGCCGCCGAGGTGCTCGACGACGGCGTGCGCCAGCGGATCTCACCAAACAAGCTGCCGGCGGCCCGCTGGGTCGAGATCATCGAGGCCTCGCACAACGCCGGCCTGCGCTCGACGTCGACCGTGATGTTCGGGCACATCGAGGAGCCACGTGAGCTGGCCCGTCACATGGAAGTGGTCCGGTCGCTCCAGGAGCGCACCGGCGGTATCACCGAGTTCGTACCACTCAGCTTCATCCCCTTCAACACGCTGCTCGGGCGGACTCACGGGGTCGAGGAGATATCGATCGAGGAGAACCTCAAGCACACCGCCGCCTTCCGCCTGGCCCTGGGACGCTCGATCACGAACCTTCAGGCGAGCTGGGTGAAGATGGGCCTTGAGGGTGCTACCGAAGCGCTGCGCTGGGGCGTGAACGACCTCGGCGGAACCTTGATGGAAGAGAGCATCTCGCGCATGGCCGGTTCCCAGCACGGGGTCAGGCTCGAGGTCGAAGAACTGATCGACTCTGCTCACCGCGCCGGCCGCAAGGCCGCTCAGCGGGACACGGGTTACGAAATCCTCCAGCGCTACCCGGATCCGATGGCCCCACCAGACCTGCTCGTCAACCTGCCCGGTCCCGCCGCAGCCTGACGGGAACGAGGACCGCGCACCTCGAGGCCGGTCACGACGGTGTTCTCGGCCATTCCGTTGCCGAGGTCTAGGCCAGCTCCACTCGGGCACGCTCCTGGCCGGACCGATCCGCGCTCCGTCCGCTGGGCTAGATTCCCAGTATGGCCGCGGTGCGTGGCGCCGGGTTCTCGCCAGCCGCACGGGTCATCTCAAGTTTCCTGGTTAGAGCATCGATGTCGGCGAGGGTGTCGATGTCGAGCGCTAGCCGGTCTACCTGCTCGGTCGTGTGGGGGATTCCTGCCGTCCCCGCCAGACCGAGATGACGCTCGCAGCTGCCCTTGCCGAAGGCGGGTTTGATGGCATCTGGAGGCCGTATAACGAGCGCGTTCGTCCC is part of the Thermoleophilia bacterium genome and harbors:
- a CDS encoding transcriptional repressor, giving the protein MSDLIEERLRGAGLRATAPRVAVLRALSRSDDHPRVDQLIDRVRADGVSISTQAAYDVCDALEKKALASRLELPGGPVRYDARVGDNHHHLACRSCGEVVDVDCAEGVAPCLEPSDGRGFAIDTAEVTFWGTCPACQSSNTGANHE
- a CDS encoding catalase — protein: MSEEPPAQGDDRRVLTNRQGHPVSDNQNQRTIGDRGPATLENYQFLEKISHFDRERVPERVVHARGVTAFGEFESYGKVGDEPVSKFTRAKLFQEAGKKTEVAVRFSTVAGGRDSSESARDPRGFAVKFYTEDGNWDLVGNNLAVFFIRDAIKFPDFIHSQKPDPTTFRQEPNRQLDFISQSPETMHMITMLYSSRGTPASVRNMQGFGVNTYKWINAEGESILVKYHWHPKQGVKSWTAADASAVQAEELGPHTKDLIDSIDAGDYPEWELLIQVMSDDEHTELDFDPLDDTKTWPENEFPLHAVGKMTLNRNPKNVFAENEQIAFGTGVLVDGLDFSDDKMLVGRTFSYSDTQRHRVGPNYQQLPVNQPKAAEARTNLRDGSMAYHVDDSGDLDAINYEPSLRAGLREADVTGPVEVGPEINGRLTRARIDRTNDYKQAGERFRLSEDWEKDEFVNNLGGDLAECDRAIQERIVWHMFMCDDEMGQRIGEMVGITADDVSSLEALATQTLNEEELARLASLGSNGPRDVSGLEMTHCVPNERVVVAADSGEPVASQ
- the cofH gene encoding 5-amino-6-(D-ribitylamino)uracil--L-tyrosine 4-hydroxyphenyl transferase CofH, whose protein sequence is MRRVTFSRNYTISLSRTCQCYCKYCAFATHQAHIHPPEEVEKRLDEAVKRNAKELLFLTGEKPEVNPVVAAKLKSWGHEDFTDYVVWACERALERGILPHTNIGAIGETGLARLREVTASQGLMLESSSERLMQTVHAGSPTKHPTHRLATIEAAGRLKIPFTTGILVGIGETPEERIESLEALAGLQRRYGHIQEVIIQNFVPHPRYYGQEPADIANQASAERWTGKGRWSADSGLWEDTEGTGAEQDPSVAIPDWACPITIDDLKFLITETARLMPDVGVQVPPNLSDWWSGLVEAGATDLGGLSANGDHISPEHPFPSPHQVRKELAPQGFALTERLCVYPQYMNADWMEQGVLDVIKLKYWSFIPRLGSGRRSDERLDPGLAPEAIAKGREGVTLTENELTALFAETRPEVIEQMRIAADELRFELAGDTATFVVNRNINFTNICVVGCAFCGFGQGKRSPDAYESTEEEFVGRVEEAIDFGATELCMQGGIHPDLDLETYGRWLRLAKEVAPDIHLHAYSPMEINHMCEKSGLPAGEVFEYLIDCGLGSTPGTAAEVLDDGVRQRISPNKLPAARWVEIIEASHNAGLRSTSTVMFGHIEEPRELARHMEVVRSLQERTGGITEFVPLSFIPFNTLLGRTHGVEEISIEENLKHTAAFRLALGRSITNLQASWVKMGLEGATEALRWGVNDLGGTLMEESISRMAGSQHGVRLEVEELIDSAHRAGRKAAQRDTGYEILQRYPDPMAPPDLLVNLPGPAAA